A section of the Maylandia zebra isolate NMK-2024a linkage group LG8, Mzebra_GT3a, whole genome shotgun sequence genome encodes:
- the LOC143419956 gene encoding uncharacterized protein LOC143419956, which produces MTNMACLAALCLLFIFPLSSSQSTLESEQKISAHKAPGAAPPPPPPHIRDLLQKEETNNLNAMRTYALVDKDNAKVGLFIAAAMGTFALMAAVYCIYNKFYTKQQYMHTQLNNDPDTDSLDPPPVFFHASVSSSVMDLQKAGYGSLSDTPSIISVPPSLSPPPSAMPLPALFLSSRSLRTISAKDLEKSYI; this is translated from the exons ATGACCAACATGGCGTGCCTGGCGGCTCTGTGTCTCCTGTTTATTTttccactgagcagctcccagAGCACGCTGGAGTCTGAGCAGAAAATCAGCGCCCATAAGGCCCCAGgagcagctcctcctcctccacccccaCACATAAGGGACCTACTCCAAAAGGAGGAAACCAATAATTTAAATGCAATGCGGACAT ATGCCCTTGTAGACAAAGATAACGCCAAAGTGGGTCTGTTCATCGCAGCAGCCATGGGAACATTTGCTCTGATGGCTGCAGTGTACTGCATCTACAACAAGTTCTACACCAAACAGCAGTACATGCACACCCAGCTCAACAATGACCCAG ACACAGACTCCCTGGACCCCCCCCCTGTGTTCTTTCACGCCTCCGTCAGCTCCAGTGTAATGGACCTGCAGAAAGCCGGTTACGGCTCCCTCTCGGACACTCCATCCATAATTTCTGTCCCACCCAGTTTGTCCCCTCCTCCATCTGCCATGCCCCTGCCTgccctcttcctctcctctcgcTCTCTTAGAACTATATCAGCAAAGGATCTGGAGAAGAGTTACATATGA
- the LOC101481868 gene encoding vesicular glutamate transporter 1 yields MEVRPDRFKAVAAKTLGKIYGAIEKKQENGETIELSAEGRPELVEEKEMPVVDCTCFGLPRRYIIAILSGIGFCISFGIRCNLGVAIVSMVNSHTIFKDNKEVIVKAQFDWDPETVGMIHGSFFWGYIVTQIPGGFICQKFAANRVFGFAIVATSFLNMLIPTAARMHFGCVIIVRIFQGLVEGVSYPACHGIWAKWAPPLERSRLATTAFCGSYAGAVIAMPLAGILVQYSGWSSVFYLYGSFGVMWYCFWILVSYESPAAHPTITEEERKYIEESIGESAQFTVTKFNTPWRAFFTSMPVYAIIVANFCRSWTFYLLLISQPAYFEEVFGFEISKVGILSALPHLVMTIIVPIGGQIADYLRCNHIMTTTNVRKLMNCGGFGMEATLLLVVGFSHTKGIAITFLVLAVGFSGFAISGFNVNHLDIAPRYASILMGISNGVGTLSGMVCPLIVGAMTKHKTREEWQGVFLIASLVHYGGVMFYGIFASGEKQSWAEPEQLSDEKCGILDEDELANETEELYRTSGGAGYGATNQASDPNGGGMAGGGGGGWVSDWDKTEEYVQPAGTNNYLYGGEGDREL; encoded by the exons ATGGAGGTCCGGCCGGACAGGTTTAAGGCCGTGGCAGCCAAAACTCTTGGGAAAATATACGG AGCCATCGagaagaaacaggaaaatgGCGAGACCATCGAGCTGTCGGCAGAGGGCCGGCCAGAGCTGGTGGAGGAGAAGGAGATGCCTGTGGTGGACTGCACGTGCTTCGGTCTGCCCAGGCGCTACATCATCGCAATCCTCTCTGGCATTGGTTTCTGCATCTCCTTCGGTATCCGGTGTAACTTGGGCGTGGCTATCGTCAGCATGGTCAACAGCCACACCATCTTCAAAGACAACAAGGAGGTTATAGTg AAAGCACAGTTTGACTGGGATCCTGAAACGGTGGGAATGATCCACGGTTCATTCTTCTGGGGATACATTGTAACTCAAATCCCAGGAGGGTTCATTTGTCAAAAGTTTGCAGCAAACAG ggTGTTTGGCTTTGCTATAGTGGCAACATCTTTCCTGAACATGCTCATTCCTACAGCAGCTCGTATGCACTTTGGCTGCGTTATCATTGTCAGGATCTTTCAAGGACTTGTGGAG GGAGTTTCATACCCAGCATGTCATGGTATTTGGGCCAAATGGGCACCACCTCTTGAAAGAAGTCGCCTGGCAACAACAGCCTTTTGTG GTTCTTATGCTGGTGCTGTGATTGCCATGCCATTAGCTGGAATCCTAGTCCAGTACTCAGGATGGTCATCTGTCTTCTATCTGTATG GAAGTTTTGGTGTTATGTGGTATTGCTTTTGGATCCTGGTCTCGTATGAAAGTCCGGCAGCTCACCCCACCATCACcgaggaggagaggaaataCATTGAGGAAAGCATTGGCGAGTCAGCCCAATTTACAGTAACG AAATTCAACACACCGTGGAGGGCCTTCTTTACCTCCATGCCAGTGTATGCCATCATCGTAGCCAACTTCTGCCGAAGCTGGACTTTCTACTTGCTCCTCATCAGCCAGCCTGCTTACTTTGAGGAGGTCTTTGGGTTTGAAATTAGCAAG GTGGGGATATTGTCTGCTCTTCCTCATCTGGTTATGACCATCATTGTGCCCATTGGTGGCCAGATTGCTGACTATTTGCGATGCAACCACATCATGACCACCACGAATGTCAGGAAGCTAATGAACTGTGGAG GGTTTGGGATGGAGGCTACCTTGCTGCTGGTAGTTGGTTTTTCACACACAAAAGGCATTGCCATTACATTCCTGGTCCTGGCTGTGGGTTTCTCTGGTTTCGCCATTTCAG GTTTCAATGTCAACCACCTGGACATTGCACCGCGGTATGCTAGTATCCTCATGGGTATCTCCAACGGCGTAGGCACCTTGTCTGGGATGGTCTGCCCACTTATAGTCGGTGCCATGACAAAGCATAAG ACGCGAGAAGAGTGGCAGGGCGTGTTTCTTATTGCCTCACTCGTCCATTATGGAGGTGTTATGTTCTATG GTATTTTTGCATCTGGAGAGAAACAATCTTGGGCAGAGCCAGAGCAGCTGAGTGACGAGAAATGCGGGATCCTGGACGAGGACGAGCTTGCAAATGAGACGGAAGAACTGTATCGCACAAGCGGTGGAGCGGGCTACGGAGCCACGAACCAGGCATCGGATCCCAACGGAGGGGGCATGgctgggggaggaggaggaggctgggTGTCAGACTGGGACAAAACTGAGGAGTATGTCCAACCAGCCGGAACCAATAATTATCTTTACGGAGGAGAGGGCGACCGAGAGTTATAA
- the LOC101482353 gene encoding uncharacterized protein LOC101482353, which produces MASGKHLLLIAVLPLMVRCQKPQVLMVPAFKMAFIGDTVYLKCNPSASSVTWHKPNAETIDGQDTLKVEIKNSNDGGPYWCEISRTKSDPVSVNVMESGLSASLTIETGYQNMWKGGAVILKLENKDGLKGWRCWVCRGGESLKMVSLKLEGVNNSMVFQTADLNVDETIYWCTDKDRTHRSNQVILTTSDPWKLPKPPKTEGKLGMVLGILLVLVGMLVVIVVVGLRRRRRSDGGRIYEDVALRSKERGDDKYETLEKASGREREYDTLAGASGGEPKGGEYEPLKKGEMKEGVYHTLGAEGAAGGEGGYEALKKGEMKEGVYHTLGVEGAAGGEGGYEALKKGEIKEQVYHTLGVEGAAGGEGGYEAVGKKDKPSESATAGE; this is translated from the exons ATGGCGAGTGGAAAGCATTTGCTGCTCATTGCAG TGTTGCCACTCATGGTAAGATGTCAAAAACCACAAG TTTTGATGGTACCTGCATTTAAAATGGCCTTCATTGGGGATACAGTTTACTTAAAATGCAATCCAAGTGCGAGCTCAGTGACATGGCACAAACCTAATGCTGAGACAATCGACGGACAAGACACTTTGAAAGTGGAAATTAAAAACTCAAACGACGGAGGCCCTTATTGGTGCGAGATCAGTAGGACAAAGAGTGACCCTGTTTCAGTCAATGTCATGG AATCTGGTCTCAGCGCTTCACTCACCATTGAGACAGGCTATCAGAACATGTGGAAGGGAGGTGCAGTTATCCTGAAGCTTGAAAATAAGGATGGTCTGAAAGGGTGGAGGTGCTGGGTGTGCAGGGGTGGAGAAAGTCTAAAAATGGTTTCACTGAAATTGGAGGGCGTCAATAACAGTATGGTGTTTCAAACTGCTGACCTCAATGTCGATGAGACTATTTACTGGTGTACGGATAAGGATCGAACTCACAGAAGTAACCAAGTAATTCTCACCACCTCTG ATCCATGGAAGCTTCCAAAACCACCTAAGACGGAGGGGAAGTTGGGGATGGTGTTGGGAATATTGTTGGTATTGGTGGGGATGTTGGTGGTGATAGTGGTGGTAGGTTTACGACGTAGGAGAAGAAGTGACGGAG GGCGGATTTATGAGGATGTGGCACTGAGATCAAAAGAGCGAGGTGATGACAAGTATGAAACTCTGGAGAAGGCATCTGGGAGGGAGCGAGAGTACGACACCCTTGCAGGAGCATCAGGCGGAGAGCCGAAAGGTGGCGAATATGAACCACTGAAGAAAGGCGAAATGAAAGAGGGGGTATACCACACTTTAGGGGCGGAAGGGGCGGCGGGTGGAGAGGGTGGATACGAAGCACTGAAGAAAGGCGAAATGAAAGAGGGGGTATACCACACTTTAGGGGTGGAGGGTGCAGCAGGCGGAGAGGGTGGATACGAAGCACTGAAGAAAGGCGAAATAAAAGAGCAGGTATACCACACTTTAGGGGTGGAGGGTGCAGCAGGCGGAGAGGGTGGATATGAAGCAGTAGGGAAGAAGGATAAGCCCAGTGAGTCTGCAACAGCGGGCGAATGA